The following are encoded in a window of Nomia melanderi isolate GNS246 chromosome 6, iyNomMela1, whole genome shotgun sequence genomic DNA:
- the egh gene encoding beta-1,4-mannosyltransferase egh isoform X2, which produces MLNSEIKHILHCCLLFIVILTFELVSGGVCWNSDNDQQLDPWAQYGFIGALTLYLLRTLTLLSLPQVLFNFVGLTIYNAFPDKVILNGSPLLAPFICIRIVTRGDYPLLVQENVQRNLNKCIESGLENFQIEVVSDKPIGLSPHRRIREVVVPQDYRTSSGALFKARALQYCLESSVNELADHDWIVHLDEETLLTENSIRGILNFVLDGKHQFGQGLITYANEDVVNWITTLADSFRVADDMGKLRLQFTMFHKPYFSMKGSYVVTQMGAERIVSFNNGLDGSVAEDCFFAMKAFTQGYTFNFVEGEMWEKSPFTLWDFVQQRKRWLQGILLVVHSKAIPLNKKLLLGISCYSWVTMPLSTSNVILAGIYPLICPAVINFLCAFIAAVNIYMYIFGVIKSFSLYRVGIARLILCICGALSTIPFNLIIENVAVIWGLFGEKHKFYVVNKVKH; this is translated from the exons ATGTTGAACAgtgaaataaaacatattttacacTGTTGTCTATTATTCATTGTTATACTTACTTTTGAATTGGTCTCTGGTGGAGTTTGTTGGAACAGTGATAATGATCAACAATTAGATCCATGGGCTCAATATGGATTCATTGGAGCACTTACATTATATCTGCTACGGACACTTACACTTCTTTCTCTTCCacaagttttatttaattttgttggaTTGACAATTTATAACGCATTCCCagataaagttattttaaatgGTTCTCCATTACTCGCACCATTCATTTGTATTAGAATAGTAACACGTGGAGATTATCCACTATTAGTACAAGAAAATGTCCAGAGAAATTTGAATAAGTGTATAGAATCTGGTTTAGAAAACTTTCAAATTGAAGTAGTAAGTGATAAACCAATTGGATTATCTCCCCATAGGAGAATTAGAGAAGTGGTCGTTCCACAAGATTATCGAACAAGTAGTGGTGCTTTATTTAAAGCACGTGCTTTACAATATTGCTTAGAAAGTTCAGTGAATGAATTAGCAGACCATGATTGGATCGTACATCTTGACGAAGAAACCTTGTTGACTGAAAACTCTATTCGtggaatattgaactttgtgtTGGATGGAAAACATCAATTTGGGCAAGGACTAATTACATATGCTAATGAAGATGTTGTCAATTGGATTACAACATTAGCAGATAGTTTTAGAGTAGCAGATGACATGGGAAAATTAAGATTACAGTTTACAATGTTTCATAAGCCATACTTTAGTATGAAAGGTTCTTATGTTGTCACTCAG ATGGGTGCGGAACGGatagtttcttttaataatggATTGGATGGATCTGTTGCGGAGGATTGTTTCTTTGCAATGAAAGCATTTACTCAAGGTTACACATTTAATTTTGTAGAGGGTGAAATGTGGGAGAAATCTCCATTTACGTTATGGGACTTTGTGCAACAAAGGAAGAGGTGGTTACAGGGTATATTGCTTGTCGTACATTCCAAAGCGattccattaaataaaaaattgctcTTAGGCATATCTTGTTATTCATGGGTAACAATGCCTTTATCTACTTCAAATGTTATATTAGCTGGAATTTATCCTCTTATTTGCCCAGCAGTTATAAATTTTCTATGCGCTTTTATTGCAGCAGTTAATATTTACATGTACATTTTTggtgtaattaaatcattttctttatatcgAGTTGGTATTGCTCGATTAATATTATGCATATGTGGAGCACTATCAACTATTCCTTTCAATTTGATAATTGAAAATGTTGCTGTCATATGGGGTTTATTTGGggagaaacataaattttatgttGTCAATAAAGTAAAACACTGA
- the LOC116428106 gene encoding rabphilin-3A — MDIPVKDPGRGTRWVCPNDRHLALRAKLRIGWSVKTGSLDSKWGNYSNPYAAGSNSCAQSFVLTEDEQQAIIEVIQRAEALDLSEQERIGRLVERLENMKRNVCIVTGTRMNERRNCSSRCSNSTYCVCSCALCGEKFGAVLGATPSLCKDCRKYICQKCGIETTDLNSTFSSSSSTKGVLDKTTVQQIVRRSNNNQKQFLCRICAETREMWKKSGAWFIKGMPKYILPEKKERGWSRIGHKQSTWTVGRNKSMEFIEPHDSSSDEEVTRLSPFSNSVQSTTSVSKISPGQRSNDLLSLNNREECSDQLDKSTLSIASQCNRVSPTPSVASSRLRTNGKTTHDTQFEPHVSFEDEVINEKMKKSDNPSNVNNDTRKTEFNTYNQLKSSQVQSLRLNSSMAPMPVETTIVPMEQILKQHQVKEKCMDQVTSQFYLEKENPCSNNQINLSHLQMLEHEAEQSYGTLEVSLRYDPAVQCLQCKVERARGLRPMDIHGLADPFCKLNILPTNLIATTKRLRTRTVHKTRDPEFNETLNFYGTTETDIWSGKALHILILQDDPSGQDFLGEAKFPLQELQPRQTKHYNVPLQDHYPVDNEEAAWGVFSSGRGKIEINLTYCTRRKALMVTVRQAINLLPMDTNGYSDPFVKLCLMENVTNNQKQRVFNHSIARITGRKLISKKIIGRNSYNTTIKWKTLNPEWNEEFIFTARLTDLVKLTLYITVWDKDFGKNNDYLGGLELSCNSKGARLRHWIDAIKFPDHQHRVWHNLTDTIFPTV, encoded by the exons GAAGCTCTAGATTTATCAGAACAAGAACGGATTGGTAGATTAGTAGAAAGATTAGAAAACATGAAACGTAATGTTTGCATTGTTACTGGGACAAGaatgaatgaaagaagaaaCTGTAGCAGTCGTTGTTCCAATAGTACATACTGTGTATGTTCCTGTGCTCTCTGCGGTGAAAAGTTTGGGGCTGTGTTGGGTGCAACGCCAAGTCTTTGCAAGGACTGTCGGAAATATATATGTCAAAAATGTGGTATAGAAACTACTGACCTTAATTCCACATTTTCAAGTTCATCATCAACAAAAGGAGTATTAGATAAAACAACTGTGCAACAAATTGTTAGACGTTCTAATAACAATCAGAAACAATTTCTTTGCCGAATATGCGCAGAAACTAGAGAAATGTGGAAAAAAAGCGGTGCTTGGTTTATTAAAGGAATGCCAAAGTACATTTTACCAGAGAAAAAG GAACGAGGATGGTCGCGAATAGGTCATAAACAGTCAACTTGGACAGTTGGAAGAAATAAATCCATGGAATTTATTGAACCTCATGATTCTTCTTCAGATGAAGAAGTGACACGACTTTCACCATTTTCTAATTCTGTTCAGTCAACTACCAGTGTATCTAAAATATCACCGGGACAGCGATCTAatgatttattatcattaaataatcgTGAAGAATGTTCGGATCAATTAGATAAATCTACACTTTCTATTGCATCTCAATGCAATCGTGTTTCGCCAACTCCTTCTGTTGCAAGTTCACGGTTGCGAACGAATGGTAAAACCACTCATGATACCCAATTTGAACCACACGTGTCTTTTGAAGATGaagttattaatgaaaaaatgaagaaatctgaCAATCCCagtaatgtaaataatgatACTCGTAAAACAGAGTTTAATacatataatcaattaaaaagctCTCAGGTACAATCTCTCAG ATTGAACTCTTCAATGGCTCCAATGCCAGTGGAAACGACAATCGTTCCAATGGAACAAATACTAAAACAGCATCAAGTCAAAGAGAAATGCATGGATCAAGTCACAAGTCAATTTTACTTAGAAAAAGAGAACCCTTGCAGCAACAATCAAATCAATTTGTCACATCTACAAATGTTGGAGCACG AAGCGGAACAAAGTTATGGAACTCTAGAAGTCTCCTTGCGGTACGACCCAGCGGTGCAGTGCCTCCAATGCAAAGTGGAACGAGCACGAGGTTTACGGCCAATGGATATTCATGGTCTCGCCGATCCGTTCTGCAAACTCAACATATTACCAACAAATCTGATTGCGACAACGAAACGTCTTCGAACAAGGACAGTTCACAAAACACGAGATCCGGAATTCAACGAGACACTAAATTTTTATGGAACGACAGAAACagat ATATGGAGTGGCAAAGCCCTACACATTCTGATACTACAGGACGATCCATCAGGTCAAGACTTTCTAGGAGAAGCGAAGTTCCCCCTGCAGGAATTGCAGCCTCGTCAAACAAAACATTATAATGTTCCACTGCAAGATCATTATCCA GTGGACAATGAAGAAGCTGCTTGGGGTGTATTTTCCAGTGGACGGGGAAAGATTGAAATAAATCTAACTTATTGTACAAGACGCAAAGCATTAATGGTTACAGTTCGACAAGCTATAAATTTACTTCCAATGGATACCAATGGATATTCTGACCCATTTGTCAAGTTGTGCCTTATGGAGAATGTGACGAACAATCAAAAACAACGTGTCTTCAATCATTCAATAGCACGTATCACGGGCAGAAAGCTCATATCAAAAAAAATTATAGGTCGTAATTCATATAATACAACAATCAAATGGAAAACGCTAAATCCAGAATGGAACGAAGAATTCATTTTTACTGCTCGATTGACAGATCTAGTGAAACTTACCTTATATATTACAGTGTGGGACAAGGATTTTGGCAAGAATAATGATTACCTTG GGGGACTTGAATTAAGTTGTAACAGCAAAGGAGCCAGACTAAGACATTGGATAGATGCAATTAAATTTCCAGATCATCAGCATCGAGTTTGGCACAACTTAACAGATACTATTTTTCCCACAGTATAA
- the egh gene encoding beta-1,4-mannosyltransferase egh isoform X1, whose translation MGIMLNSEIKHILHCCLLFIVILTFELVSGGVCWNSDNDQQLDPWAQYGFIGALTLYLLRTLTLLSLPQVLFNFVGLTIYNAFPDKVILNGSPLLAPFICIRIVTRGDYPLLVQENVQRNLNKCIESGLENFQIEVVSDKPIGLSPHRRIREVVVPQDYRTSSGALFKARALQYCLESSVNELADHDWIVHLDEETLLTENSIRGILNFVLDGKHQFGQGLITYANEDVVNWITTLADSFRVADDMGKLRLQFTMFHKPYFSMKGSYVVTQMGAERIVSFNNGLDGSVAEDCFFAMKAFTQGYTFNFVEGEMWEKSPFTLWDFVQQRKRWLQGILLVVHSKAIPLNKKLLLGISCYSWVTMPLSTSNVILAGIYPLICPAVINFLCAFIAAVNIYMYIFGVIKSFSLYRVGIARLILCICGALSTIPFNLIIENVAVIWGLFGEKHKFYVVNKVKH comes from the exons ATGG GAATAATGTTGAACAgtgaaataaaacatattttacacTGTTGTCTATTATTCATTGTTATACTTACTTTTGAATTGGTCTCTGGTGGAGTTTGTTGGAACAGTGATAATGATCAACAATTAGATCCATGGGCTCAATATGGATTCATTGGAGCACTTACATTATATCTGCTACGGACACTTACACTTCTTTCTCTTCCacaagttttatttaattttgttggaTTGACAATTTATAACGCATTCCCagataaagttattttaaatgGTTCTCCATTACTCGCACCATTCATTTGTATTAGAATAGTAACACGTGGAGATTATCCACTATTAGTACAAGAAAATGTCCAGAGAAATTTGAATAAGTGTATAGAATCTGGTTTAGAAAACTTTCAAATTGAAGTAGTAAGTGATAAACCAATTGGATTATCTCCCCATAGGAGAATTAGAGAAGTGGTCGTTCCACAAGATTATCGAACAAGTAGTGGTGCTTTATTTAAAGCACGTGCTTTACAATATTGCTTAGAAAGTTCAGTGAATGAATTAGCAGACCATGATTGGATCGTACATCTTGACGAAGAAACCTTGTTGACTGAAAACTCTATTCGtggaatattgaactttgtgtTGGATGGAAAACATCAATTTGGGCAAGGACTAATTACATATGCTAATGAAGATGTTGTCAATTGGATTACAACATTAGCAGATAGTTTTAGAGTAGCAGATGACATGGGAAAATTAAGATTACAGTTTACAATGTTTCATAAGCCATACTTTAGTATGAAAGGTTCTTATGTTGTCACTCAG ATGGGTGCGGAACGGatagtttcttttaataatggATTGGATGGATCTGTTGCGGAGGATTGTTTCTTTGCAATGAAAGCATTTACTCAAGGTTACACATTTAATTTTGTAGAGGGTGAAATGTGGGAGAAATCTCCATTTACGTTATGGGACTTTGTGCAACAAAGGAAGAGGTGGTTACAGGGTATATTGCTTGTCGTACATTCCAAAGCGattccattaaataaaaaattgctcTTAGGCATATCTTGTTATTCATGGGTAACAATGCCTTTATCTACTTCAAATGTTATATTAGCTGGAATTTATCCTCTTATTTGCCCAGCAGTTATAAATTTTCTATGCGCTTTTATTGCAGCAGTTAATATTTACATGTACATTTTTggtgtaattaaatcattttctttatatcgAGTTGGTATTGCTCGATTAATATTATGCATATGTGGAGCACTATCAACTATTCCTTTCAATTTGATAATTGAAAATGTTGCTGTCATATGGGGTTTATTTGGggagaaacataaattttatgttGTCAATAAAGTAAAACACTGA
- the eIF2Bepsilon gene encoding eukaryotic translation initiation factor 2B subunit epsilon, which produces MNTKMGKKDIVQAVILTDDFVTNLTPMQDIFPSVLMPIINVPLLDYLMETLIKSGVQELFLYCSSHVDLVKAYINEKKWSRISVSLIISEGCRSLGDALRDIDTKGSIRGNFILIRGDTFINADLMNALNIHRSRLEKDKGATITMLMRNFGSTNDSLLKKETSLLVSDKTSKKVLHYSKLKTDEKKVKLELNWFLDHSEIEINTCYMDTHVYLCSPSVLPLFSDNFDFQTMEDFIRGVLMNEEILNSRIYWQQLNPEDYSLPIVSWNAYQILNRDILNRHSFPLTLNSIPFLKNFIRMPRSTYKHRTASLAKGCALEEDSVLCQNSTLGNDTSVTRSVISNDCLVGCNVKIKNSYILSSTKIEDNSTIINSIVFPNCVIKQATQLNGCILCPKTNIDAQIEYTDSILESKDNKVITRCMSEINADNDFEFFNDYHTVECDDYSTDITSSDEGSECISPIPDDTHMFLSEVIDSLLRGFQDKLNCENLILEINSSRYAYNVSMSEVTYNVIKAILNLPFLYLSEKKETVNNQNYKKCLKIMVTYFHPIILNYVKTEDAQDDCLRAIEEIATTTEKLLPFLQHLLHLFYDKDVLSEEKILEWYRSTDKNIDEFQNNKIRTAIQPFIQWLQEAEEDSSVSGDDE; this is translated from the exons atgaatacaaaaatgGGAAAGAAAGACATTGTGCAAGCTGTAATTCTTACAGACGATTTTGTGACAAATTTAACACCTATGCAAGATATATTTCCAAGTGTCTTAATGCCAATTATAAATGTACCACTTTTAGATTATTTAATGGAAACTCTCATTAAATCGGGAGTGcaagaattatttctttattgtagCAGTCATGTAGACTTAGTAAAAGCCTACATAAATGAGAAAAAGTGGTCAAGAATATCAGTTTCACTAATAATATCAGAAGGCTGCAGATCATTAGGAGATGCTCTCAGAGATATTGATACAAAGGGTTCGATACGTGGTAATTTTATACTCATACGAGGAGATACCTTTATTAATGCAGACCTTATGAATGCTTTAAACATTCATCGTTCTAGACTTGAAAAAGATAAAGGTGCAACGATTACTATGCTGATGAGAAACTTTGGTTCGACAAATGATTCcttattaaaaaaggaaacatctttattagtttctgataaaactagtaaaaaagTTTTGCATTATAGTAAACTAAAAACTGATGAGAAGAAGgtgaaattagaattaaattggTTTCTAGATCATAGTGAAATTGAGATTAATACTTGCTATATGGATACTCATGTTTATTTATGTTCACCTTCTGTCCTTCCATTGTTCTCCGATAATTTTGACTTTCAA ACAATGGAGGATTTTATCCGAGGAGTGCTGATgaatgaagaaattttaaattctcGAATTTATTGGCAACAATTAAATCCTGAAGATTATAGTTTGCCAATTGTGTCGTGGAACGCATATCAGATTCTAAATCGTGATATTCTAAACAGACACAGTTTTCCTCTTACACTGAATTCCattccatttttaaaaaattttattcgtatgCCAAGAAGTACTTACAAACATAGAACTGCTTCACTCGCTAAAGGATGTGCATTAGAAGAAGACAGCGTACTTTGTCAAAACAGTACACTTGGAAATGATACTTCTGTTACAAGATCTGTTATTAGTAATGATTGTTTAGTAGGctgtaatgtaaaaattaaaaattcatatatattatCAAGTACTAAAATTGAAGACAATTCTACTATTATAAACAGTATAGTATTTCCAAATTGTGTTATTAAACAGGCTACACAATTAAATGGATGTATATTATGTCCTAAAACAAATATTGATGCACAAATAGAATACACTGATTCTATTTTAGAATCGAAAGATAATAAAGTTATTACTAGGTGTATGTCAGAAATCAATGCGGACAATGATTTTGAGTTTTTTAATGATTATCACACAGTAGAATGTGATGATTATTCAACAGATATAACAAGTAGTGATGAAGGTTCAGAATGTATTTCACCAATTCCAGATGATACGCATATGTTCTTGTCTGAAGTTATTGACAGTTTATTAAGAGGTTTTCAAGATAAGCTTAATTGCGAAAacttaattttagaaataaactCATCAAGATATGCGTATAATGTTAGCATGAGCGAAGTGACATATAATGTCATTAAAGCTATACTAaatttaccatttctttatctctcagaaaagaaagaaactgtaaataatcagaattataaaaaatgtttgaaaattatggTAACTTATTTTCatccaattattttaaattatgttaaaacAGAAGATGCTCAAGATGATTGTTTACGTGCGATAGAAGAAATCGCTACTACAACTGaaaaattattaccatttttacaACATTTGTTACATCTTTTTTATGATAAAGATGTATTGTCAGAAGAAAAAATTTTGGAATGGTATAGATCCACTGATAAAAATATAGATGAGTttcaaaacaataaaatcaGAACTGCAATACAACCATTTATTCAATGGCTGCAAGAAGCTGAAGAAGATTCTAGTGTAAGTGGAgatgatgaataa
- the RpLP2 gene encoding ribosomal protein LP2, with product MRYVAAYLLAALGGKASPNQNDIEKILSSVGIESDTEKLKKVISELNGKSIDELIAQGREKLSSMPVGGGAVAAAAAPAAGAAAAPAEEKKEEKKPAKEESESDDDDMGFGLFD from the exons atGCGTTACGTGGCCGCTTATCTTTTAGCTGCCCTAGGAGGCAAAGCTTCACCTAAccaaaatgatattgaaaaaatCTTATCATCCGTTGGAATTGAATCCGATACTGAGAAACTTAAGAAAGTTATATCAGAATTGAATGGAAAATCAATTGATGAACTTATTGCACAAG GGCGAGAAAAATTGTCATCTATGCCAGTTGGCGGCGGAGcagttgctgctgctgctgcaccTGCTGCTGGAGCTGCTGCTGCACCAGCTGAAGAAAAGAAAG AAGAGAAGAAACCAGCAAAGGAAGAATCTGAATCCGATGACGATGACATGGGCTTCGGTCTTTTCGATTAA